GCCGACGGACGCGAAGGAGCTGAGCGCGACCCGGTCCCCCGCGCGGGCCAGGGCGGTGACCTCCGGACCGTCGAGGTGCCTTCCGAGCGCGACCCGGGTGACCCGCTCGAGCGCGCGGCCGCTGCAGTACTGCTCCCAGCACCCGCGCAGCCCGCACTCGCAGGCGAGGCCGTCGGGTACGACCTGCATGTGGCCGAACTCCCCCGCCAGGCCGTGCGCGCCGCGCACCACCCGGCCGTCGAGGACGACCGCGCCGCCGATGCCCGTGCCGATGGTGATGAGCAACGCCGAGCGCACACCCCGGGCGGCGCCGGCGACCAGCTCGGCGTGGGCCGCGCAGTTGGCGTCGTTGTCGAGTACGACGGGCAGGCCGGTCCGCTCGGCGAGGGCACGACGCACCGGTGCGTCCCGCCACGGCAGGTGGGCGCCGAACAGGAAGCGCTCGCCCGCGGCGTCGACCAGGCCGGCGGCCGAGACACCGAGCGCACGGGGCTCCCGGTCGTCGTACACGTCACGGGCGGCGAGGGCGACCGCCTCCTCGACCGCGTCGGTCCCGGCGGACCGGCCGGGCATCGGTCGGGTCGCGCTGGCCTCGACCGTGCCGTCGGCGTCGACGCGGACGGCGAGCACCTTGGTGCCGCCGACGTCGACGCCGACCCAGGAGTCGGTCGCGCCGGCCATCTCAGCCGCGGGCCAGGTCGGCCGCGCCGACCACGCCGGCGCGGTTGCCCATCGCGGCCAGCCGGATCTCCGCCTCGGGCCGGAAGCCCCGGCCGGTGAGCTCGCGCTCGAAGGCGGTGCGGATCGGGTCGAGGAGCAGGTCGCGGGCCTCGCTGACGCCACCGCCGATCACGACCACACCGGGGTCGAGCACCGCGGCGAGCGAGGCGATCCCCTGGCCGAGCGCGTCGCCGAGGGCCGCGAGCCGGCCGGCGGCGAAGGCGTCGCCGTCCTGGGCGGCGGCGGTGATCAGCGGTCCGTCGATCGCCTCCACGTCGCCGCCGGCCCGGGCGAGCAGATCTGCTGCCGCAGTCGGGTCGGCGAGGACGACGTCGCGGGTGTCGCGCACGAGTGCGGAGCCGCTGGCGTACTGCTCGAGGCAGCCGTGGTTGCCGCAGCCGCACAGGCGACCGTCGGGGACCAGGCGCAGGTGGCCGATCTCGCCGGCGACGCCGTGGGCGCCGCGCAACAGCCGGCCGCCGGCGATCACGCCGCCGCCCACACCGGTGCCGACGGTGACCATCAGCTGGTCGTCGTGGTCGCGCCCGGCGCCGTAGCGGAACTCGCCCCAGGCCGCGACGTTGCCGTCGTTCTCGACGACGACGGGAAGCCCGACCAGCCGGCCGAGGTCGGCGCCGAGAGGCTCGTTGCGCCACGCGATGTTGGGCGCGAAGAGCACGGTGGAGCGGTCGGAGGCGATGTAGCCCGCGGCTCCGACTCCGACGGCGGTGACGGGATGGTCGGCGACGAGCTGCGCGACGAGACCGGCGACGGCGGCCTCGATCGCGCTGGGGTCGGTGGCGGGCGAGACCACCCGCGCCTCGGCGAGCACGGTGCCGTCCTCGTCGACGACGGCGCCCGCGATCTTGGTGCCGCCGATGTCGATGCCGCAGGTCAGGCTCACGGGGTCGGCTCCTCGGGGTCGTCGAGGTCGATGCGCTGCACCTCGGAGGTCCGGGTGCCGTTCTCCGGCGACGTCTCCATCAGGCTCGCCGCGGCCTGCAGCAGCGAGGATGCGGCCACCATCAGGTGCGCCTTGACCTCGGGCGAGGTCTGCCGGACCGCGTGGACCACCCGGCACACCGGGCAGTACTTGCACTCGACCGCGTCGGTGGCGATGTGCTCGCCGACCTCGTGCGCCATCGCGGCCGCCTGCCCGGCGAGGTTGCCGACCCCGCCGGCGGCATCGCCGCCGTGCTGGCGGGCCAGGTCGGCGAAGGCGCCGAGGAGCTTCATCGCCTCCTCGCCGACACTGCCGATGTCGTCGGGCTTCTTGTCCTGGGGCTGGTCGTCGGTCATCGGGCCTCCACCGGCTCGGGCTCGGCGAACCGCACCCGGAGCTCGCCCTCGACCACACTCGCGCCGGCCACCCGCAACCGGGCGAGACCGGGCGGCAGCGTCAACAGGCGGCGGTACGAGCCGACCGTCATCACGAGCTCGTCGCCGTTGCGGGCCAGGTCGACCTCCGAGCGGGACACGAAGGGCAGGGACAGATGGGCGACGGCTCCCCCGTCGTCGCCGCGGTCGACCC
The genomic region above belongs to Nocardioides sp. QY071 and contains:
- a CDS encoding ROK family glucokinase, with product MSLTCGIDIGGTKIAGAVVDEDGTVLAEARVVSPATDPSAIEAAVAGLVAQLVADHPVTAVGVGAAGYIASDRSTVLFAPNIAWRNEPLGADLGRLVGLPVVVENDGNVAAWGEFRYGAGRDHDDQLMVTVGTGVGGGVIAGGRLLRGAHGVAGEIGHLRLVPDGRLCGCGNHGCLEQYASGSALVRDTRDVVLADPTAAADLLARAGGDVEAIDGPLITAAAQDGDAFAAGRLAALGDALGQGIASLAAVLDPGVVVIGGGVSEARDLLLDPIRTAFERELTGRGFRPEAEIRLAAMGNRAGVVGAADLARG
- a CDS encoding ROK family protein, with translation MAGATDSWVGVDVGGTKVLAVRVDADGTVEASATRPMPGRSAGTDAVEEAVALAARDVYDDREPRALGVSAAGLVDAAGERFLFGAHLPWRDAPVRRALAERTGLPVVLDNDANCAAHAELVAGAARGVRSALLITIGTGIGGAVVLDGRVVRGAHGLAGEFGHMQVVPDGLACECGLRGCWEQYCSGRALERVTRVALGRHLDGPEVTALARAGDRVALSSFASVGTWLGVGAAGLVSAFDPELVVVGGGVSAVGDLLLDPARMALAGSLQGTAYRAVPALVPARLGPEAGAIGAALLARDGRR